The Roseomonas gilardii nucleotide sequence AGCACAAGGTAGTACACGGCCGCCACGCAGTAGAGCTCCAGCACCTCGAATCTCTCCTGCATCAGCACCTGGCTGCGCCGCATCAGCTCCTCCAGCGAGATGACCGAGGCCAGCGAGGTCGCCTTCAGCAACCCGTTCAGGGAATTGCCCAGCGGCGGGATGATCAGCCGCGCCACCTGCGGCATCTGCACTAGGCGCAGCGTCTGCCAGACCGAAAGGCCGAGCGCCTTGGCGGCCTCCACCTGGCCCTTGGCCACGCCCTTGAAGCCGCCCCGGATGGTCTCCGACAGATAGGCCGCCTCGTTCAGGCTCAGCGCCAGCAGCGCCGACGGCAGGACACCGAGCTTGATCCCGACCTGCGGCAGGCCGGTATAGATCAGCACGAGTTGCACCAGCAGCGGCGTGCCGCGGAAGATCCAGATATAGAAACGCGCGAAGCCCGTCAGCGCCAGGTTCTGCGACATGCGCATCAGGGCCAGCGCCGTGCCGAGGATCAGGCCGACGATCATCGTGGCGATGGTCAGTCCCACCGTGACCAGCACGCCCTGCAACAGATAGGCATTGGTCAGGTAGGACAGGAAAGCGTGGACGTCGAACATCGGCCGGATCCTCCTGCGTCTCAGTTCGGGCCGGGGCCGCGGATGGCGAAGCGCGCGTCGGCGAGACGCGTCATGCCGAACTTGTCGAACAGCCGGTCATAGGTGCCATCGGCCTTCAGCTCGTTCAGCGCCTGCGCCGCCGCATCGGCCACGGCGCGGTTGCGGAAGGCGAAGGTGATGTCCGTCCCGAACAGCCCATGCAGCCAGATCTTCGCCACCTTCTTCTGCACGAAGTCGTTGGCCGTCTCGTCGATGTTGATCGCCGCCTCCAACTGCCCGGCGCGCAGCGCGGCCACCGTTTCGCTGGCGGTGGAGAAGGTGCGGAAGTCGATCGGCTTCAGCCCGCGCGCCACCATCTCGGCATTGACCTCGCGCGACTTGCGCTCCTGGTAGGTCGCGCTCTCGATGCCCACCACATGGCCGGCGAGATCGTCGAACTTCGTGATCTCGAACTTGCTGCCCGGCAGGGTGTAGACGCTGATCGCCTGCTGGGCATAGGGCACCATGTAGAACAGCTTCGAGCGCTCCTCCGTCCAGAACAGGCCGGTGTTGATCGTGTCGAAGCGGTTGGCGCGCAGGCCGGGGATCATCGGCGGGAAATCCATGCGCAGGAACACCGGCTCCAGGCACATCTTCGCCGCCATGGCCTTCGCCAGTTCGACATTGAGCCCCTGAAGCTCGCCCTTGCTGTCCACGAACTGCTGCGGCGGCAGGGTCGGATTGATCGCCATCTGCCACTTACCCGCTTCCAGCAGATCCGTGGCACCAAGCCTGGCCTGACAGTTCTGGGCCTGGGCCGCGCCGCCGAGCAGGAGCGCGCCGGCCAGGCCGAGGAGGAAACGTCTCGTTCGCATCATGGGATGTTCCGTCACAGGAGTTGCAGGCCCGGCCAGGAAGCGTCGGCCGTCACTTCGAAACGGAGAACGACAAGTATGCCGAGCAAGAAGCGTGCCTCAGCCCGCCTCCACCTCGCGGCGGAGGATCAGGGAGGCATGCTCGGCCTCGATCACCACCTCGCCTCCGCCATTCACCAGTTCCAGCGCCTCGATGACCACGCCACGGTCCGGCTGCCGGCTCTCGCGCTTGCTCACGAAGCGGAAGCGGAGCTGGACGACATCCCCCGCCAGGACCGGGCGGCGGAAACGAACCTTGTCCCAGCCGAGGGAGGCGATGGAGGTGCTCTCATAAAGGCACAGCTCCGTCTTCAACCCCTCCATCAGCGACAACCCATAGAGCCCATGCGCGATCACGGCGGGAAAGCCCCGTTTGCGGCAGTAAGCCGCATCCGTGTGCAGCGGATGATGGTCGCGCGTCAGTGACGAGAAGCCGGCGATCTGCTCGGCGGTGATCGCGTGCGCCGCGCTGCGCCATTCCTCGCCGACGACGATGTCCTCCAGAAACAGGCTGCGTGCCGGTGCCGGACTGGCCGGGCCAAGCGGCATCTCGGACACGGTGCTCACCGTGCCGCCTTCGGGCGCGGTGCCCGCATCTGGAATTCCTCATGCATGCCCATCGGGCCGGCGCGGAACAGCCGCTTGTCCATGGGCTTCAGCGACGGGCTCACCAGCGGCTCGAAGCCCATCTGGTCCAGCACATCCTCTCTCAGCCGCATCCCGGGCGCGATCTCGGTGAGCATGACGCCCTCCGCCGTCATCTCGAAGACGGCGCGCTCGGTGACGAAGGTCACGTCCTGGCCCTTCTCGCGCGCCAGGGGGCCGCTGAAGCTCACCTGCTCCACGGCAGGCACGAATTTCCGCAGCCGCCCCTCGCGCCGCAGCGTCAGCCCGTCCGGTCCCACCCCCATATCCAGCCCGCCGCCCGTGAGCGTGCCGCTGAAGACCAGGCTGGGCGTGTTCTGGGTGATGTTGATGAACCCCCCCGCCCCGGCGAAGCGGTTGCCGAAGCGCGTGACGTTGACATTGCCCTGCGCGTCCACCTCGGCGAAGGAGAGGAAGGCACAGCTCAGACCGCCGCCATCGTAGAAGTCGAACTGGTAGCCCTGGTCGATGATCGCGCGCGGATTGACCGCCGTGCCAAATTCGCGGGCATGGCCCGGCACGCCGCCGATCACGCCCGCCTCCACGGTCAGCGTGATCAGCTCCTCGATCCCCTCCTCGGCCGCCACGTTCGGGATCATGGCCGAGACGCCGACGCCCAGATTGACCACATCGCCCGGCCGCAGCTCCATGGCGGCCCGCCGCGCCATGATGCGCCGCTCGTTCAGCGGGTCCGGCACGATCGCCGAGAGCGGCGCCCGCGTCTCGCCGCAGCGGCTCGGGTCGAAGCGCGTCCCGAAGGTCTGCATCTGGTCCGGATCGACCACCAGATAGTCGATCAGATAGCCGGGGATCTTGACCATCTGCGGATGCAGCGCGCCGCGCCGCGCCAGGCGCTCGACCTGACAGATCACGATGCCGCCGGCATTGCGCACCGCCTGGGCGATCGACAGCTCCTCGCGCGTCGTCGCCTCGTGCTCCATGCTGACATAGCCGTCCTCGTCCGCCGTGGTGCCGCGGATGATGGCCACCCTCGGCAGGCCCGGCGTGCGGTACAGCAGCCACTCGCGGTCCCGCAGATGCACGACCTCGACCAACTGCTCCTCGGTGCGCGGATTCATGCGGCCGCCGCCGAGGCGCGGGTCCATGTAGGTCTGCAGGCCGACATGCGTCAGCACCCCGGGCTGGCCGGAGGCCATGGCCCGGCACAGCCCGCTCATCACGCCCTGCGGGAAGTTGTAGGCCTCGATATGGTTGCCGTCGATCAGCGCCATGAACGGCACCTGCGGCCCGTAATGCCCGCCGATCACCCGCTTCACCAGGCCGCGATGCGCGAAGTGGCACATCCCGTGCTCGGTGGTGGCACCCAGGCCGGTCACATGGAACAGCGTCAGGTCATGCGGCCCGCGCCCCTCCAGGAAGCGGCGTTCCACCGCCTCGATCAGCACCTCCGGCACGCCGGTGCCGCCATTGCCGCCGATGATCAGGAAATCGCCGTCCTGGATCAGCGACGCGGCTTCCTCGGCCGCGACGATCCTGGGCCTCGACGCCACCATCTCAGGCCATCTCCTTCTCGACCTGCCGCGCGATGATCAGGCGCTGGATCTGGTTGGTCCCCTCGTAGATCTGTGCCAGCCGCACGTCCCGGAACAGGCGTTCGATCCGGTACTCGCGCGAATAGCCGTTGCCGCCA carries:
- a CDS encoding amino acid ABC transporter permease yields the protein MFDVHAFLSYLTNAYLLQGVLVTVGLTIATMIVGLILGTALALMRMSQNLALTGFARFYIWIFRGTPLLVQLVLIYTGLPQVGIKLGVLPSALLALSLNEAAYLSETIRGGFKGVAKGQVEAAKALGLSVWQTLRLVQMPQVARLIIPPLGNSLNGLLKATSLASVISLEELMRRSQVLMQERFEVLELYCVAAVYYLVLTTLWNLVQVRLEAHYGRGYAETAVTGKGQPVLPRPAEAT
- a CDS encoding ABC transporter substrate-binding protein translates to MMRTRRFLLGLAGALLLGGAAQAQNCQARLGATDLLEAGKWQMAINPTLPPQQFVDSKGELQGLNVELAKAMAAKMCLEPVFLRMDFPPMIPGLRANRFDTINTGLFWTEERSKLFYMVPYAQQAISVYTLPGSKFEITKFDDLAGHVVGIESATYQERKSREVNAEMVARGLKPIDFRTFSTASETVAALRAGQLEAAINIDETANDFVQKKVAKIWLHGLFGTDITFAFRNRAVADAAAQALNELKADGTYDRLFDKFGMTRLADARFAIRGPGPN
- a CDS encoding MaoC family dehydratase, whose protein sequence is MSTVSEMPLGPASPAPARSLFLEDIVVGEEWRSAAHAITAEQIAGFSSLTRDHHPLHTDAAYCRKRGFPAVIAHGLYGLSLMEGLKTELCLYESTSIASLGWDKVRFRRPVLAGDVVQLRFRFVSKRESRQPDRGVVIEALELVNGGGEVVIEAEHASLILRREVEAG
- a CDS encoding acyl CoA:acetate/3-ketoacid CoA transferase is translated as MVASRPRIVAAEEAASLIQDGDFLIIGGNGGTGVPEVLIEAVERRFLEGRGPHDLTLFHVTGLGATTEHGMCHFAHRGLVKRVIGGHYGPQVPFMALIDGNHIEAYNFPQGVMSGLCRAMASGQPGVLTHVGLQTYMDPRLGGGRMNPRTEEQLVEVVHLRDREWLLYRTPGLPRVAIIRGTTADEDGYVSMEHEATTREELSIAQAVRNAGGIVICQVERLARRGALHPQMVKIPGYLIDYLVVDPDQMQTFGTRFDPSRCGETRAPLSAIVPDPLNERRIMARRAAMELRPGDVVNLGVGVSAMIPNVAAEEGIEELITLTVEAGVIGGVPGHAREFGTAVNPRAIIDQGYQFDFYDGGGLSCAFLSFAEVDAQGNVNVTRFGNRFAGAGGFINITQNTPSLVFSGTLTGGGLDMGVGPDGLTLRREGRLRKFVPAVEQVSFSGPLAREKGQDVTFVTERAVFEMTAEGVMLTEIAPGMRLREDVLDQMGFEPLVSPSLKPMDKRLFRAGPMGMHEEFQMRAPRPKAAR